A DNA window from Candidatus Eremiobacteraceae bacterium contains the following coding sequences:
- a CDS encoding prepilin-type N-terminal cleavage/methylation domain-containing protein has protein sequence MRQRGTTLLEVLVAITLLTLVFLLVSQDMIATSAAQSDAASSTVAVGEGNYLLSQMQNDSNFWSEVNPAPSMTPGSGFNDCGTPVPSYNDSYTKPAPGATDGNAWHVPGNEIQCHGSTNSLAYMWSASIRGSDTHAADITVWVNSGEGVYEVHGMKKDDPQPLVAASPPLLPTPKPTITPTPAPSAPTTPTPPPTPKPSPTATAKPTPKPSATPKPSPTPTAKPTPTPQPTIGQ, from the coding sequence ATGCGCCAGCGCGGCACGACGCTCTTAGAAGTCCTGGTAGCCATCACGCTCTTGACACTAGTATTCTTGCTGGTGTCGCAAGACATGATCGCGACGAGCGCCGCGCAGAGCGATGCCGCATCGAGCACTGTTGCTGTCGGCGAAGGCAACTATCTGCTGTCGCAGATGCAAAACGATTCAAATTTTTGGAGTGAAGTCAATCCGGCGCCGAGCATGACCCCGGGCAGCGGCTTCAACGATTGCGGCACACCGGTGCCCTCATATAACGACAGCTACACCAAGCCGGCGCCGGGCGCCACCGACGGAAACGCCTGGCACGTACCAGGCAACGAGATCCAGTGCCATGGCTCCACGAACAGCCTTGCATACATGTGGTCCGCCAGCATCCGGGGCAGCGACACGCACGCGGCCGACATCACCGTATGGGTGAACAGCGGCGAGGGCGTCTACGAAGTGCACGGCATGAAGAAAGACGATCCGCAACCGCTCGTGGCGGCCAGCCCTCCGCTGTTGCCGACACCGAAGCCCACGATCACGCCGACTCCCGCGCCGTCAGCGCCTACGACACCCACTCCGCCGCCGACTCCCAAGCCGTCTCCCACTGCTACGGCGAAGCCCACACCCAAACCGTCGGCGACTCCTAAGCCGTCTCCCACGCCTACGGCGAAGCCCACACCAACGCCACAGCCGACGATCGGACAGTGA